The proteins below come from a single Drosophila suzukii chromosome X, CBGP_Dsuzu_IsoJpt1.0, whole genome shotgun sequence genomic window:
- the Nup153 gene encoding nuclear pore complex protein Nup153 isoform X4: MEDGQEQRESSQAELAKLHPMTPLKELPEEEEEEDESSAGGLQSGGGNNNNSIMGKMKMRVSSILPASFSGWFSPSSKGGPESPSASSSSANLRQPQPRQSNGRSITKRKRGRRRIMLAEADVDAADDLDDGTDAKGLNYEEVALADNIAEHDLAAEDEQTRRSEYNVFLLRKRREAVAAAGGDEDEAEEDELEEEEDEGDEEDDDEEQDNLLQAAAVQPKRRRLELETTVNLPNMRRLPLLSSTPAAPLVAATSSSASQMAGSRIGSQLAPHRRNHLNLYGNLRQREPAYNFFTGNEAAEGSTGDLPHSIRRSLNIPFGGTATSHNSLSSLSNHKRPSLLGQRTHRRDLTMDETGAGLGLGSISNADGDRLDHLLRISKTNNNISNNNNNNNNVIKSKSRRTELPAVAGGDSQSESDVNDYHDNGEGHDGLRPAHHNSNSNLEFYGNLQSTKSIFNRSNATAQPSHRNSTWSLNSLNQRRRFNASIYGSTSALSDSRLLSRSASTSGSASASSSPFYQGRTTFGGNSANNRIFSRSNLSSSAASSTLAINSAGSSPAHPLQGSLTGGIGYGMKAVDMRPSDGGNVSETTVDQSGSKKSGSGLSNTTLRILNLLDSYSTPLIDAKRMGSTLKEHQSSRQQRQATPATPYPRPSYPLNASRPTSVPSLATELSELRSNKLLVPTMQQLLERRRLHRVTQNSRDVVQSQITRPRTENNQEKQANQATTTTTAATTPYVAPVDQPSSHSHHTNKMRSRLSHQTRNKEPRAELDEAPLPLDLPQISFPDMASAPKFDLVIKPTVPVVSKPAPVAPIISNKSNSNVYTNSKQLPNFLANPQPTAPIVNFSANGNVTAVSKPAGRTFNFSEPIPLSNSQQNCVAKSDIRRKYSFPAPASLDEQQQVSVEPPKNTTQGFGEQFKKSSKEWECDVCMVRNKAEVSKCVACETAKPGATAAHAAPVQAAPITTAIVPLGGGFGDRFKKSSSAWECDACMLSNKAEASKCIACETPRKTASPKVNNFPLIANNLASSGSGFGMAFKPKANTWECQTCLVMNNSSAAECVACQTPNAQAKSTRNEAARSPSASSSSSSSSSSGSSSGSSSGSSAATSGGSSPGIISIASSSDSSQNGYRPGSAAEAPKQDAGFKQLVAAQKAASWDCDACMAQNDMSRVKCICCEQLKPGAASSAPTTSANSASSGSSGSANSSASSVPKFSFGFGAVKEVVKIPVEVKPAPPSAPGTFSFGFPTNNNQGKDVADSKKTEPTKTFAFGVNKVEQPKTVSFKADTKETQATSSTETTASTAAPALQFVFKAPTTATTASSITTSTTNSSSSSTTTTTPSTTPALGGFSFGAPSSSSTVSSSTASTSANPTAVKPMFSFSGAGSAVSSTSSQLPTPKSATLSFGVSSNAITTTTTSTTAFALTPAAAPAPAPAPAAATSAPAPAVNFSFGSQAKPAATSSAGTFFFGQTPAAPAAMPANTNVSSIFGAAVSTTTSSSSSSNLSVTTSTANAIAPSFAPTSTPQLFGSWGEKKAETTTSSAAKAFAFGSPAGSGTTTTPSFGWSSNGAAAKSNSIAITSAAVSSSSASTMATPVFGGSSMFGAGSSTTSTSSSPFGSTATTAAATPAAASLGGNGALAGVFGNVGNSLVAPGAPAATTPAASAAAPLANIFGNPTPIAAAAPVFGSGSSTSGGFGAAAAAAAASTAPPASKIAFNFGGAAAATPAPSSAPFKFGSTTNEPAAKPAFNFTGSTASSTPQTATFNFTANPAATSLSGGDSTPNANAPFQFSAGSPAPANIFAFNPPAAGNSAQNSQMARRKIRNPVRRLPPR, from the exons ATGGAGGATGGACAGGAGCAAAGGGAATCCTCGCAAGCGGAATTGGCCAAGCTGCATCCGATGACGCCGCTAAAGGAGTTACCCGAGGAagaagaggaggaggacgaaTCCTCGGCGGGAGGCTTGCAGTCCGGCGGCGGCAATAACAACAAC TCCATCATGGGCAAGATGAAGATGCGCGTATCCAGCATTCTGCCCGCCTCCTTCAGCGGCTGGTTCTCGCCCTCATCCAAAGGCGGCCCCGAATCCCCCTCCGCCTCATCCTCCTCAGCTAATCTTCGCCAGCCACAGCCACGCCAGTCCAACGGACGCTCCATAACGAAGCGGAAACGTGGACGCCGTCGCATCATGCTAGCCGAAGCGGATGTGGATGCTGCCGACGATCTGGACGACGGCACCGATGCCAAAGGGCTTAACTACGAGGAGGTGGCCCTGGCCGACAATATAGCCGAGCACGACCTGGCCGCCGAGGATGAGCAGACGCGGCGCAGCGAGTACAATGTCTTCCTGCTGCGCAAGCGACGCGAGGCGGTTGCCGCTGCCGGCGGCGACGAGGATGAGGCCGAGGAGGATGaactggaggaggaggaggacgaagGTGACGAGGAGGATGACGACGAGGAGCAGGACAATCTCCTACAGGCCGCCGCAGTGCAGCCCAAGCGTCGGCGTCTGGAG CTGGAGACCACTGTCAACTTGCCCAACATGCGTCGTCTGCCCTTGTTGTCATCCACGCCTGCTGCCCCACTCGTGGCTGCCACCAGCTCCTCCGCCTCCCAGATGGCGGGATCCAGGATAGGCAGCCAGTTGGCTCCACACCGGCGCAACCACCTCAATTTGTATGGCAATCTACGGCAGCGTGAACCCGCCTACAACTTTTTCACTGGCAACGAAGCCGCCGAGGGCAGCACCGGGGATCTGCCGCACAG CATCCGCCGTTCGCTGAACATACCTTTCGGAGGCACCGCCACCAGCCACAACAGCCTCTCCAGCCTTTCTAACCACAAGCGACCCTCGCTTCTGGGCCAGCGAACCCATCGTCGTGACCTCACCATGGACGAGACGGGAGCTGGACTGGGCCTGGGCTCGATATCCAATGCCGATGGAGATCGCCTCGATCATTTGCTGAGGATCAGCAAGACCAACAACAACATTagcaacaataataataataacaataatgtCATCAAGTCAAAGTCAAGACGAACTGAACTGCCAGCGGTTGCTGGCGGAGATTCGCAATCCGAGAGCGATGTGAACGATTACCACGACAATGGCGAGGGCCACGATGGACTAAGGCCCGCGCATCAtaacagcaacagcaatcTGGAGTTCTACGGCAATCTGCAGAGCACCAAGTCGATATTTAACAGGAGCAATGCCACCGCACAGCCATCGCATCGGAATTCAACGTGGTCCCTGAATTCCCTGAACCAGCGACGACGCTTTAATGCCTCCATATACGGCAGCACCTCGGCGCTGAGTGACAGTCGCCTGCTGAGCCGCAGTGCCTCAACCTCTGGCTCTGCGTCTGCCTCCAGCTCACCCTTCTACCAGGGACGCACCACCTTTGGCGGCAATTCCGCGAACAATCGCATCTTCAGTCGCAGCAATCTGAGCTCCTCCGCCGCATCCTCCACGTTGGCCATTAATTCTGCCGGAAGTTCACCGGCGCATCCGCTGCAGGGTTCCCTGACCGGTGGCATTGGATACGGCATGAAAGCGGTGGATATGCGACCTTCCGATGGCGGTAACGTTTCGGAAACCACTGTGGATCAAAGTGGCAGCAAGAAGTCCGGCTCCGGCCTGTCGAACACCACGCTGCGCATCCTCAACCTGCTGGACAGCTACTCCACGCCATTGATCGATGCCAAGCGCATGGGCAGTACCCTCAAGGAGCACCAAAGCAGTCGCCAGCAGCGTCAAGCTACTCCGGCCACGCCGTATCCGCGTCCCTCGTATCCCCTGAACGCCAGTCGGCCCACTTCAGTGCCCAGTCTGGCTACCGAGTTATCGGAACTGCGCTCTAACAAACTGCTGGTGCCAACAATGCAGCAGCTCCTGGAACGCCGGCGACTGCACCGCGTTACCCAGAACTCGCGAGACGTGGTGCAAAGCCAGATCACTCGTCCTCGCACGGAGAACAACCAAGAGAagcaagccaatcaagcaacaacaacaaccacagcagcaacaacacctTATGTTGCTCCAGTGGATCAGCCCAGCAGCCATAGTCATCACACAAACAAGATGCGTTCGCGACTCTCACATCAGACGCGCAACAAAGAGCCACGCGCGGAACTGGACGAGGCACCCCTGCCGCTGGATCTGCCCCAGATCAGTTTCCCAGACATGGCCAGTGCTCCAAAGTTCGACTTGGTCATCAAACCGACTGTGCCAGTTGTCTCAAAACCAGCTCCCGTTGCCCCAATCATCAGTAATAAGAGCAATAGCAACGTTTATACGAACTCCAAGCAGCTGCCCAACTTCCTGGCCAATCCGCAGCCAACGGCTCCCATTGTAAACTTTTCGGCCAATGGAAACGTTACGGCAGTCAGTAAACCAGCGGGACGCACATTTAACTTCTCGGAGCCCATACCTTTGTCGAATTCGCAACAGAACTGCGTCGCCAAATCGGATATCAGGCGGAAGTACTCCTTCCCGGCACCGGCCTCACTTGATGAGCAGCAGCAAGTGTCAGTGGAGCCACCTAAGAATACCACGCAGGGATTCGGAGAGCAGTTTAAAAAGTCATCAAAGGAGTGGGAGTGCGATGTGTGCATGGTGCGCAACAAGGCGGAGGTCAGTAAATGTGTGGCCTGTGAGACGGCCAAACCGGGAGCAACTGCAGCTCATGCTGCTCCCGTCCAGGCAGCACCAATCACGACAGCTATTGTGCCACTGGGTGGTGGCTTTGGAGACCGCTTTAAGAAATCCTCGTCAGCCTGGGAGTGCGACGCCTGTATGCTGTCCAACAAGGCGGAGGCCAGCAAGTGCATTGCCTGCGAAACACCGCGAAAAACAGCGTCGCCAAAGGTTAACAACTTCCCGCTGATCGCCAACAATCTGGCGTCTAGTGGATCCGGTTTTGGTATGGCATTTAAGCCAAAGGCCAACACGTGGGAGTGCCAGACGTGCCTGGTAATGAACAATTCTAGCGCCGCCGAGTGCGTCGCCTGCCAGACGCCCAATGCACAAGCGAAAAGCACAAGGAACGAAGCCGCCCGGAGTCCATCCGCGTCGTCATCTTCCTCCTCATCATCGTCCTCTGGGTCATCATCCGGTTCATCCTCTGGATCATCCGCTGCAACATCAGGCGGATCATCGCCGGGTATCATCAGCATTGCATCCTCGAGCGACAGCTCTCAGAATGGCTACAGACCAGGATCAGCAGCCGAGGCGCCCAAGCAGGATGCTGGATTCAAGCAGCTGGTGGCAGCACAAAAGGCAGCCAGTTGGGACTGCGATGCGTGCATGGCCCAGAATGATATGTCGCGAGTTAAATGCATCTGCTGCGAGCAACTGAAGCCGGGAGCAGCGAGCTCTGCCCCCACAACATCCGCAAACTCGGCTTCCTCCGGCAGCAGCGGCTCGGCGAACTCGTCCGCCAGTTCGGTGCCTAAATTTAGCTTTGGATTTGGAGCGGTGAAGGAAGTTGTCAAGATACCCGTGGAAGTCAAACCGGCACCGCCCTCAGCCCCTGGTACGTTTAGCTTTGGATTCCCGACGAACAACAATCAGGGTAAGGATGTGGCGGACAGCAAAAAGACAGAACCCACGAAGACCTTTGCGTTTGGCGTTAACAAAGTGGAACAGCCCAAGACGGTGAGCTTTAAGGCGGACACCAAGGAAACCCAAGCCACTTCCAGCACGGAAACAACAGCTTCAACTGCAGCTCCAGCCCTCCAGTTTGTATTCAAGGCCCCAACTACGGCGACCACGGCCAGCTCAATCACTACCAGCactaccaacagcagcagcagcagcaccaccacaaCCACCCCCAGCACGACTCCTGCTTTGGGTGGCTTCAGCTTTGGTGCTCCATCATCATCCTCGACCGTGTCCAGTTCCACGGCCAGCACTAGTGCGAACCCCACGGCTGTCAAACCCATGTTCAGCTTTTCGGGAGCCGGCAGTGCCGTGAGTAGCACCAGTAGCCAGCTGCCCACGCCCAAGTCGGCCACTCTGAGCTTTGGTGTTTCCTCGAATGCCATTACAACAACGACGACCTCTACCACAGCCTTTGCTCTAACACCGGCAGCAGCTCCTGCTCCAGCTCCAGCGCCAGCGGCGGCCACCTCAGCACCTGCTCCAGCGGTCAATTTTAGCTTTGGGAGTCAGGCGAAACCGGCGGCCACTTCAAGTGCTGGAACGTTCTTCTTTGGCCAGACACCAGCTGCCCCGGCAGCGATGCCAGCAAACACCAACGTGAGCTCCATCTTTGGGGCAGCGGTGAGCACAACGACCAGCTCCAGTTCGAGTTCCAACTTGAGTGTCACCACCAGCACGGCCAATGCCATTGCTCCAAGCTTTGCGCCCACCTCGACCCCGCAGCTCTTTGGCAGCTGGGGTGAAAAGAAGGCGGAGACCACGACCAGCAGTGCGGCCAAGGCATTCGCCTTTGGATCGCCAGCCGGATCGGGAACGACGACCACACCCAGCTTTGGCTGGTCCAGCAATGGAGCCGCGGCGAAGAGCAACAGCATTGCGATCACCAGTGCGGCGGTGTCCTCATCCTCGGCCTCCACGATGGCCACGCCAGTCTTTGGCGGCAGTTCCATGTTTGGAGCcggcagcagcaccaccagcaCCAGTAGCTCACCCTTCGGATCGACAGCGACAACGGCCGCAGCCACACCGGCGGCAGCTAGTTTGGGTGGCAACGGAGCCCTCGCTGGCGTCTTTGGGAATGTGGGCAACTCTCTGGTGGCACCGGGAGCACCAGCTGCCACCACGCCCGCTGCTTCAGCCGCTGCACCGCTGGCCAACATCTTTGGCAATCCCACGCCCATTGCGGCGGCAGCGCCTGTTTTTGGTAGCGGCAGCAGCACCAGCGGAGGATTCggagcagctgcagcagcggcggcggccTCAACAGCGCCACCAGCATCGAAGATAGCATTTAACTTTGGCGGAGCAGCCGCAGCCACGCCAGCT CCCTCAAGTGCACCATTTAAATTTGGAAGCACCACCAATGAGCCGGCGGCCAAACCTGCGTTCAACTTTACAGGCTCCACGGCGAGCTCGACTCCTCAGACGGCCACCTTCAACTTCACGGCCAATCCGGCGGCCACCAGTCTTTCCGGCGGCGAT TCAACGCCGAATGCCAATGCACCGTTCCAATTTAGCGCCGGTTCCCCAGCGCCAGCCAATATATTTGC CTTCAATCCGCCAGCAGCCGGCAATTCGGCGCAGAATTCGCAGATGGCTCGTCGCAAGATTCGGAATCCAGTGCGCCGCCTGCCGCCCCGGTAG
- the Nup153 gene encoding nuclear pore complex protein Nup153 isoform X3, with the protein MEDGQEQRESSQAELAKLHPMTPLKELPEEEEEEDESSAGGLQSGGGNNNNSIMGKMKMRVSSILPASFSGWFSPSSKGGPESPSASSSSANLRQPQPRQSNGRSITKRKRGRRRIMLAEADVDAADDLDDGTDAKGLNYEEVALADNIAEHDLAAEDEQTRRSEYNVFLLRKRREAVAAAGGDEDEAEEDELEEEEDEGDEEDDDEEQDNLLQAAAVQPKRRRLELETTVNLPNMRRLPLLSSTPAAPLVAATSSSASQMAGSRIGSQLAPHRRNHLNLYGNLRQREPAYNFFTGNEAAEGSTGDLPHSIRRSLNIPFGGTATSHNSLSSLSNHKRPSLLGQRTHRRDLTMDETGAGLGLGSISNADGDRLDHLLRISKTNNNISNNNNNNNNVIKSKSRRTELPAVAGGDSQSESDVNDYHDNGEGHDGLRPAHHNSNSNLEFYGNLQSTKSIFNRSNATAQPSHRNSTWSLNSLNQRRRFNASIYGSTSALSDSRLLSRSASTSGSASASSSPFYQGRTTFGGNSANNRIFSRSNLSSSAASSTLAINSAGSSPAHPLQGSLTGGIGYGMKAVDMRPSDGGNVSETTVDQSGSKKSGSGLSNTTLRILNLLDSYSTPLIDAKRMGSTLKEHQSSRQQRQATPATPYPRPSYPLNASRPTSVPSLATELSELRSNKLLVPTMQQLLERRRLHRVTQNSRDVVQSQITRPRTENNQEKQANQATTTTTAATTPYVAPVDQPSSHSHHTNKMRSRLSHQTRNKEPRAELDEAPLPLDLPQISFPDMASAPKFDLVIKPTVPVVSKPAPVAPIISNKSNSNVYTNSKQLPNFLANPQPTAPIVNFSANGNVTAVSKPAGRTFNFSEPIPLSNSQQNCVAKSDIRRKYSFPAPASLDEQQQVSVEPPKNTTQGFGEQFKKSSKEWECDVCMVRNKAEVSKCVACETAKPGATAAHAAPVQAAPITTAIVPLGGGFGDRFKKSSSAWECDACMLSNKAEASKCIACETPRKTASPKVNNFPLIANNLASSGSGFGMAFKPKANTWECQTCLVMNNSSAAECVACQTPNAQAKSTRNEAARSPSASSSSSSSSSSGSSSGSSSGSSAATSGGSSPGIISIASSSDSSQNGYRPGSAAEAPKQDAGFKQLVAAQKAASWDCDACMAQNDMSRVKCICCEQLKPGAASSAPTTSANSASSGSSGSANSSASSVPKFSFGFGAVKEVVKIPVEVKPAPPSAPGTFSFGFPTNNNQGKDVADSKKTEPTKTFAFGVNKVEQPKTVSFKADTKETQATSSTETTASTAAPALQFVFKAPTTATTASSITTSTTNSSSSSTTTTTPSTTPALGGFSFGAPSSSSTVSSSTASTSANPTAVKPMFSFSGAGSAVSSTSSQLPTPKSATLSFGVSSNAITTTTTSTTAFALTPAAAPAPAPAPAAATSAPAPAVNFSFGSQAKPAATSSAGTFFFGQTPAAPAAMPANTNVSSIFGAAVSTTTSSSSSSNLSVTTSTANAIAPSFAPTSTPQLFGSWGEKKAETTTSSAAKAFAFGSPAGSGTTTTPSFGWSSNGAAAKSNSIAITSAAVSSSSASTMATPVFGGSSMFGAGSSTTSTSSSPFGSTATTAAATPAAASLGGNGALAGVFGNVGNSLVAPGAPAATTPAASAAAPLANIFGNPTPIAAAAPVFGSGSSTSGGFGAAAAAAAASTAPPASKIAFNFGGAAAATPAPSSAPFKFGSTTNEPAAKPAFNFTGSTASSTPQTATFNFTANPAATSLSGGDAQPRIFQFGNPLAAVDNQASGAGGANSSAGMFNFSAAAPLMQSTPNANAPFQFSAGSPAPANIFAFNPPAAGNSAQNSQMARRKIRNPVRRLPPR; encoded by the exons ATGGAGGATGGACAGGAGCAAAGGGAATCCTCGCAAGCGGAATTGGCCAAGCTGCATCCGATGACGCCGCTAAAGGAGTTACCCGAGGAagaagaggaggaggacgaaTCCTCGGCGGGAGGCTTGCAGTCCGGCGGCGGCAATAACAACAAC TCCATCATGGGCAAGATGAAGATGCGCGTATCCAGCATTCTGCCCGCCTCCTTCAGCGGCTGGTTCTCGCCCTCATCCAAAGGCGGCCCCGAATCCCCCTCCGCCTCATCCTCCTCAGCTAATCTTCGCCAGCCACAGCCACGCCAGTCCAACGGACGCTCCATAACGAAGCGGAAACGTGGACGCCGTCGCATCATGCTAGCCGAAGCGGATGTGGATGCTGCCGACGATCTGGACGACGGCACCGATGCCAAAGGGCTTAACTACGAGGAGGTGGCCCTGGCCGACAATATAGCCGAGCACGACCTGGCCGCCGAGGATGAGCAGACGCGGCGCAGCGAGTACAATGTCTTCCTGCTGCGCAAGCGACGCGAGGCGGTTGCCGCTGCCGGCGGCGACGAGGATGAGGCCGAGGAGGATGaactggaggaggaggaggacgaagGTGACGAGGAGGATGACGACGAGGAGCAGGACAATCTCCTACAGGCCGCCGCAGTGCAGCCCAAGCGTCGGCGTCTGGAG CTGGAGACCACTGTCAACTTGCCCAACATGCGTCGTCTGCCCTTGTTGTCATCCACGCCTGCTGCCCCACTCGTGGCTGCCACCAGCTCCTCCGCCTCCCAGATGGCGGGATCCAGGATAGGCAGCCAGTTGGCTCCACACCGGCGCAACCACCTCAATTTGTATGGCAATCTACGGCAGCGTGAACCCGCCTACAACTTTTTCACTGGCAACGAAGCCGCCGAGGGCAGCACCGGGGATCTGCCGCACAG CATCCGCCGTTCGCTGAACATACCTTTCGGAGGCACCGCCACCAGCCACAACAGCCTCTCCAGCCTTTCTAACCACAAGCGACCCTCGCTTCTGGGCCAGCGAACCCATCGTCGTGACCTCACCATGGACGAGACGGGAGCTGGACTGGGCCTGGGCTCGATATCCAATGCCGATGGAGATCGCCTCGATCATTTGCTGAGGATCAGCAAGACCAACAACAACATTagcaacaataataataataacaataatgtCATCAAGTCAAAGTCAAGACGAACTGAACTGCCAGCGGTTGCTGGCGGAGATTCGCAATCCGAGAGCGATGTGAACGATTACCACGACAATGGCGAGGGCCACGATGGACTAAGGCCCGCGCATCAtaacagcaacagcaatcTGGAGTTCTACGGCAATCTGCAGAGCACCAAGTCGATATTTAACAGGAGCAATGCCACCGCACAGCCATCGCATCGGAATTCAACGTGGTCCCTGAATTCCCTGAACCAGCGACGACGCTTTAATGCCTCCATATACGGCAGCACCTCGGCGCTGAGTGACAGTCGCCTGCTGAGCCGCAGTGCCTCAACCTCTGGCTCTGCGTCTGCCTCCAGCTCACCCTTCTACCAGGGACGCACCACCTTTGGCGGCAATTCCGCGAACAATCGCATCTTCAGTCGCAGCAATCTGAGCTCCTCCGCCGCATCCTCCACGTTGGCCATTAATTCTGCCGGAAGTTCACCGGCGCATCCGCTGCAGGGTTCCCTGACCGGTGGCATTGGATACGGCATGAAAGCGGTGGATATGCGACCTTCCGATGGCGGTAACGTTTCGGAAACCACTGTGGATCAAAGTGGCAGCAAGAAGTCCGGCTCCGGCCTGTCGAACACCACGCTGCGCATCCTCAACCTGCTGGACAGCTACTCCACGCCATTGATCGATGCCAAGCGCATGGGCAGTACCCTCAAGGAGCACCAAAGCAGTCGCCAGCAGCGTCAAGCTACTCCGGCCACGCCGTATCCGCGTCCCTCGTATCCCCTGAACGCCAGTCGGCCCACTTCAGTGCCCAGTCTGGCTACCGAGTTATCGGAACTGCGCTCTAACAAACTGCTGGTGCCAACAATGCAGCAGCTCCTGGAACGCCGGCGACTGCACCGCGTTACCCAGAACTCGCGAGACGTGGTGCAAAGCCAGATCACTCGTCCTCGCACGGAGAACAACCAAGAGAagcaagccaatcaagcaacaacaacaaccacagcagcaacaacacctTATGTTGCTCCAGTGGATCAGCCCAGCAGCCATAGTCATCACACAAACAAGATGCGTTCGCGACTCTCACATCAGACGCGCAACAAAGAGCCACGCGCGGAACTGGACGAGGCACCCCTGCCGCTGGATCTGCCCCAGATCAGTTTCCCAGACATGGCCAGTGCTCCAAAGTTCGACTTGGTCATCAAACCGACTGTGCCAGTTGTCTCAAAACCAGCTCCCGTTGCCCCAATCATCAGTAATAAGAGCAATAGCAACGTTTATACGAACTCCAAGCAGCTGCCCAACTTCCTGGCCAATCCGCAGCCAACGGCTCCCATTGTAAACTTTTCGGCCAATGGAAACGTTACGGCAGTCAGTAAACCAGCGGGACGCACATTTAACTTCTCGGAGCCCATACCTTTGTCGAATTCGCAACAGAACTGCGTCGCCAAATCGGATATCAGGCGGAAGTACTCCTTCCCGGCACCGGCCTCACTTGATGAGCAGCAGCAAGTGTCAGTGGAGCCACCTAAGAATACCACGCAGGGATTCGGAGAGCAGTTTAAAAAGTCATCAAAGGAGTGGGAGTGCGATGTGTGCATGGTGCGCAACAAGGCGGAGGTCAGTAAATGTGTGGCCTGTGAGACGGCCAAACCGGGAGCAACTGCAGCTCATGCTGCTCCCGTCCAGGCAGCACCAATCACGACAGCTATTGTGCCACTGGGTGGTGGCTTTGGAGACCGCTTTAAGAAATCCTCGTCAGCCTGGGAGTGCGACGCCTGTATGCTGTCCAACAAGGCGGAGGCCAGCAAGTGCATTGCCTGCGAAACACCGCGAAAAACAGCGTCGCCAAAGGTTAACAACTTCCCGCTGATCGCCAACAATCTGGCGTCTAGTGGATCCGGTTTTGGTATGGCATTTAAGCCAAAGGCCAACACGTGGGAGTGCCAGACGTGCCTGGTAATGAACAATTCTAGCGCCGCCGAGTGCGTCGCCTGCCAGACGCCCAATGCACAAGCGAAAAGCACAAGGAACGAAGCCGCCCGGAGTCCATCCGCGTCGTCATCTTCCTCCTCATCATCGTCCTCTGGGTCATCATCCGGTTCATCCTCTGGATCATCCGCTGCAACATCAGGCGGATCATCGCCGGGTATCATCAGCATTGCATCCTCGAGCGACAGCTCTCAGAATGGCTACAGACCAGGATCAGCAGCCGAGGCGCCCAAGCAGGATGCTGGATTCAAGCAGCTGGTGGCAGCACAAAAGGCAGCCAGTTGGGACTGCGATGCGTGCATGGCCCAGAATGATATGTCGCGAGTTAAATGCATCTGCTGCGAGCAACTGAAGCCGGGAGCAGCGAGCTCTGCCCCCACAACATCCGCAAACTCGGCTTCCTCCGGCAGCAGCGGCTCGGCGAACTCGTCCGCCAGTTCGGTGCCTAAATTTAGCTTTGGATTTGGAGCGGTGAAGGAAGTTGTCAAGATACCCGTGGAAGTCAAACCGGCACCGCCCTCAGCCCCTGGTACGTTTAGCTTTGGATTCCCGACGAACAACAATCAGGGTAAGGATGTGGCGGACAGCAAAAAGACAGAACCCACGAAGACCTTTGCGTTTGGCGTTAACAAAGTGGAACAGCCCAAGACGGTGAGCTTTAAGGCGGACACCAAGGAAACCCAAGCCACTTCCAGCACGGAAACAACAGCTTCAACTGCAGCTCCAGCCCTCCAGTTTGTATTCAAGGCCCCAACTACGGCGACCACGGCCAGCTCAATCACTACCAGCactaccaacagcagcagcagcagcaccaccacaaCCACCCCCAGCACGACTCCTGCTTTGGGTGGCTTCAGCTTTGGTGCTCCATCATCATCCTCGACCGTGTCCAGTTCCACGGCCAGCACTAGTGCGAACCCCACGGCTGTCAAACCCATGTTCAGCTTTTCGGGAGCCGGCAGTGCCGTGAGTAGCACCAGTAGCCAGCTGCCCACGCCCAAGTCGGCCACTCTGAGCTTTGGTGTTTCCTCGAATGCCATTACAACAACGACGACCTCTACCACAGCCTTTGCTCTAACACCGGCAGCAGCTCCTGCTCCAGCTCCAGCGCCAGCGGCGGCCACCTCAGCACCTGCTCCAGCGGTCAATTTTAGCTTTGGGAGTCAGGCGAAACCGGCGGCCACTTCAAGTGCTGGAACGTTCTTCTTTGGCCAGACACCAGCTGCCCCGGCAGCGATGCCAGCAAACACCAACGTGAGCTCCATCTTTGGGGCAGCGGTGAGCACAACGACCAGCTCCAGTTCGAGTTCCAACTTGAGTGTCACCACCAGCACGGCCAATGCCATTGCTCCAAGCTTTGCGCCCACCTCGACCCCGCAGCTCTTTGGCAGCTGGGGTGAAAAGAAGGCGGAGACCACGACCAGCAGTGCGGCCAAGGCATTCGCCTTTGGATCGCCAGCCGGATCGGGAACGACGACCACACCCAGCTTTGGCTGGTCCAGCAATGGAGCCGCGGCGAAGAGCAACAGCATTGCGATCACCAGTGCGGCGGTGTCCTCATCCTCGGCCTCCACGATGGCCACGCCAGTCTTTGGCGGCAGTTCCATGTTTGGAGCcggcagcagcaccaccagcaCCAGTAGCTCACCCTTCGGATCGACAGCGACAACGGCCGCAGCCACACCGGCGGCAGCTAGTTTGGGTGGCAACGGAGCCCTCGCTGGCGTCTTTGGGAATGTGGGCAACTCTCTGGTGGCACCGGGAGCACCAGCTGCCACCACGCCCGCTGCTTCAGCCGCTGCACCGCTGGCCAACATCTTTGGCAATCCCACGCCCATTGCGGCGGCAGCGCCTGTTTTTGGTAGCGGCAGCAGCACCAGCGGAGGATTCggagcagctgcagcagcggcggcggccTCAACAGCGCCACCAGCATCGAAGATAGCATTTAACTTTGGCGGAGCAGCCGCAGCCACGCCAGCT CCCTCAAGTGCACCATTTAAATTTGGAAGCACCACCAATGAGCCGGCGGCCAAACCTGCGTTCAACTTTACAGGCTCCACGGCGAGCTCGACTCCTCAGACGGCCACCTTCAACTTCACGGCCAATCCGGCGGCCACCAGTCTTTCCGGCGGCGAT GCGCAGCCGCGCATCTTCCAATTTGGTAATCCGTTGGCGGCGGTTGATAACCAGGCCAGTGGAGCGGGAGGAGCCAACTCCTCCGCCGGCATGTTCAATTTTAGCGCCGCGGCGCCGCTGATGCAG TCAACGCCGAATGCCAATGCACCGTTCCAATTTAGCGCCGGTTCCCCAGCGCCAGCCAATATATTTGC CTTCAATCCGCCAGCAGCCGGCAATTCGGCGCAGAATTCGCAGATGGCTCGTCGCAAGATTCGGAATCCAGTGCGCCGCCTGCCGCCCCGGTAG